The window AACCTTTATTGCTAGGGACCATGGGTATGTATTTATCATCGTATGTATCATCAACGAACTTTGCGTTCGTAAAAGTATAATTGCCGAATAGTTCGATATTTTCAAAGACTTCCGCTTTTGCGGACACTTCCAGGCCCTGGTGACGTGTCTTTCCGTAATTCTCGTTGGCGCCCGTGCCGAATATCCCCCCCAGAGGATTGTAGAAGATCTCGTTCTTCAGGTTCATCCAGTAACCTGTTATCTCCACTCTGGCCTTTTCCCCAATAGCCTGCCTAATCCCGACCTCGTAATTCCTTGATATCTGTTCCTTGAGATTCGGATTCAGTGCCCCCCAGACTATGTATTCATCGGTCGCAGGAAAACGGAAACTGGTATTATGCGTGCAGAAAATCTCAGAATTACCCATGTATTCGTAAATGATTCCAAGATTGTACATTCTAGCTATCTTTTTCTTATGAGTATCTATAGTGGGGTTCCACCCCGTTAGGTCCTGATAATCGAGATCATACCCCGCGTGCTCATACCTGAATCCACCAACTACTGTAAGTTCCGGGAATACGGAAAAAGAATCCTGTCCGTACCAGGCGATCGTGTTCTTTTTCACAGCGGTAATGCTCTGGATAAGATCGGCCGCCGTATATACATCGGAATCGTTCTCCTCCCTGTAATAATCAAGTCCGGTGACCAGCTTATTGGCGAACCCGAAAAAGTCCCTATCCATCACGTATTTGGGTGTGATGCCGTAAGTGTCTATGGTAGCACGCCTTATGGGATTCCATCCTGCATTCGCGCCTATGTAATTGGAGTAAACGTACCTTCGCCTGTAAAAAAAGTCACATGAGGCGGAACCCCAGCTCCCGAAGGTCTTGTCGAACCCCCCCGAAAAATTCCAGTCGGTATTCTTGACGTAATCATCTCCAAATGAGGAAAACGTACGGTCATGAGCCTCCAGGTCGGTGGCTGATATCGCTCCAGGCAGACCGTATTCTGATCTGTGCCAGGACTGGCTTACCCTCAAGGCAAACTCAGGATCAATATCATAGATCAGTTTTGAGAAAAAATCCCAGTTGTTAAAATAACTGTTATTACGGTATCCATGTATAGCCTTCCGCCCTCCCCTGAGAATAAAACTCAGGTTCTCCACCGAACCGCCAAGTTCTATTTTCTCTTCGTTCATGTCATAACTGCCGTATCTCTGTGTGTAGTTGACGTACGGCTCTCCTCTTCCGCTTTTAGTTATGATATTGATGACGCCGCTTGTAGCGTTATCACCGTAAAGAACAGCCCCTGCACCTCCGCGGATGATTTCGATCCTCTCTATCTGGTCTATCGGTATCTGCGTCCAGTCCACCCCGCTGAGGTCCACTTCATTAACACGCCTTCCGTCAACAAGAACGGCAACATTCATCTGGGCCTGCTCACCGAAACCACGGATATCGACCTGGGCGCTCGTACCGTTTCCTATCCAGTCCTTAACGAATATCCCCGTCTCGTTCCTGAGCAATCCGATCGTGGACTGCGCGTTGGAGTTTTCGATCTTTTTTCTGGTGATCACCGAAACGCTGGCCGGCGTTCTGCTCTCCAGTTCACGGGACCTCATGGGAGTCACGAATATGGGGTCCAGCCTGATAAAATCCTGATCATCCTGCTGCGCGCACACGGAATCATCTAAGGATGCGCTCAAAAGCACAATGGCCGCGCATAGAATCAATGCCACTTTGTTCATTTAATTTCCTTTCCGTAAAACAAAAAACCCCGGCGTCCTTACGAACACCGGGGTTAACCGCATTTATAACCCTTCAATATGAACCCAAAAGCCTCCTCGGGCTTTCTTAGGATATGTTATCATGCAGGCAGGTCTTCTGACTCCCGTGTCAACCTACTTGTTCCGGCCTTCCCGCCTCCATGGCAGTGGCCTTTCTGGAACTTTCGTCTCCGGTAACAGCGGCGGGACCGTGTCCGACTCTCACGGACTTCCCTTTTAAAACCTTGCGATTACCCGCATGTTTGCAAGCGCTCTACTCAGCACCAGCTAAAAGAACACGACTGAATCTGGTATTATCTACCAGCTTCCTTGCCATTTCATAGGAACCGAAAAGCAACAGCCCAAAAGCAGCATTTGAGATCATGGTGTTCCTGAAAAATGGTATAGCCTTGACGTAGCAGCTGGCCAATCCTTCCAAGGTATGGGGATACCATGCCAGCCATACTCCGAAATTAGTGATCAGGAAGAACAAAAATGCTGAAAATATTGTCGTCCCCAGTATGTTGGCGGGGGTTCTGCGCTTCTTCAACCACATGCCGATAAAGCCTATGAGAATGAACGAACCCCAGGTATACAGGAAAACTCCATGCAGTCCTAAGATTAGGTCGCTCACCATCATTATGGCGAGGGGAACCCACGGAACCACCCTTTTATCCAGGTAAGCACCCGCAAAAAGGGCTATTGCGGCTACAGGTGCCATATTAGGCATATGGGGAAGCATCCTGAGAAGAAAACCCAACAATATAAGTATATAAGCTACCATGATCCTCCCTTTTTGAAAAATATATTACTTCATTAAAATCATTGTTTCAAGGAAAATCTAGTCGGCGTTCAACCTGGACACAAAATAGGACAAAGCGGTACCGCCGATAAAAACAACAGAACAGTAAAATATCGATATTGCCTCGTCGGGTTTACCCGGGAATATCTTGTAAAAAGAGGCGAAAATAAGCCCCAGAATGAAATAATATGTCTTGGAAGGTATCCTTTCCAGGCAGAATTCGATGATCCTGGAGAAAATGATTATGCCCGCTATAGCCCCGAGGGAAACAGCGCCTATCGGTTTCAGGGCAAAATCTTTGATCGCCGCTATAACCACAGCATATTGGCCTAAAAGAACCAGAATGAATGAACCGCTCACCCCGGGCACTATCATGGCCCCGCCAGCGAAGAACCCTCCGATCAAAAGCATTAAATATGGACCGACTCCTTCAATATTACTAAGGGACATAACCTGTCCTTGTCCTTTGGCTTCCCCGATAAGAGAGATGCCCAGGACAAGTATCATGCCTACAATAAAAGCGAGTATTCTTGATGTCCTTATCTTCATGTCCCCGTGAGAACGCACCACTGAAGGAATACCTCCCAGTATGAGACCCATAAACAGGAACATGGTCTCGTGGAAATATTCCTTGAGCAATACATCCATCACTTTGGCCAGCAGACCCACCGCGACAACAGCACCGAAGAATACCCTGAAAAGCAGAAGAACATATTCCCCCCGTTTTTCAGGCCTTTCAAAGAACTTGGATATCGCCTCAATAAGCCGGTCGTAAATTCCCAGGACCACGGCTATTGTGCCGCCAGAAACTCCCGGTATTATGTTCGCAATTCCTATTCCTCCGCCCTTTAAAAGGAGCACCAAAGTCTCGCTTATGCTTTTCTTCATCAAGAACCTTTCTTTTCTATTCGGCCAGATGCCATCCATCCTCGCCGATAAGCGGCACAAAAACACAACCACAGACATTTTCCCGCGCAAAATCATTGCCGCGTCTGGTCACGACGGACAGAACCTGGCTGTACTGTTCACCTACCGGTATGACGAGCCTTCCCTCCTCCGCAAGTTGGTCTTTCAATCTCTCGGGAACCTGCGGTGCGGCTGCGGTTACTATTATCCCGTCATAAGGGGCGCCTTCATCCCATCCGAGCGTGCCATCCCCGCACATGAAATGAATGTTCCTGTATCCCTGCCTGTCCAGCAACTTGCGAGTACGCTTTAAAAGACGTTCCTGTCGTTCTACGGTAT of the Candidatus Omnitrophota bacterium genome contains:
- a CDS encoding TonB-dependent receptor, which translates into the protein MNKVALILCAAIVLLSASLDDSVCAQQDDQDFIRLDPIFVTPMRSRELESRTPASVSVITRKKIENSNAQSTIGLLRNETGIFVKDWIGNGTSAQVDIRGFGEQAQMNVAVLVDGRRVNEVDLSGVDWTQIPIDQIERIEIIRGGAGAVLYGDNATSGVINIITKSGRGEPYVNYTQRYGSYDMNEEKIELGGSVENLSFILRGGRKAIHGYRNNSYFNNWDFFSKLIYDIDPEFALRVSQSWHRSEYGLPGAISATDLEAHDRTFSSFGDDYVKNTDWNFSGGFDKTFGSWGSASCDFFYRRRYVYSNYIGANAGWNPIRRATIDTYGITPKYVMDRDFFGFANKLVTGLDYYREENDSDVYTAADLIQSITAVKKNTIAWYGQDSFSVFPELTVVGGFRYEHAGYDLDYQDLTGWNPTIDTHKKKIARMYNLGIIYEYMGNSEIFCTHNTSFRFPATDEYIVWGALNPNLKEQISRNYEVGIRQAIGEKARVEITGYWMNLKNEIFYNPLGGIFGTGANENYGKTRHQGLEVSAKAEVFENIELFGNYTFTNAKFVDDTYDDKYIPMVPSNKGSAGIRVYFLEYFTFNFVALFVGERHCINDQQNIYEPLKPYATFDLNFFYENDQIRLGAGINNLFNEKFYHYSVRNANNGRINYYPAEGINLFLEGTLKF
- a CDS encoding DUF368 domain-containing protein, with translation MILRGKMSVVVFLCRLSARMDGIWPNRKERFLMKKSISETLVLLLKGGGIGIANIIPGVSGGTIAVVLGIYDRLIEAISKFFERPEKRGEYVLLLFRVFFGAVVAVGLLAKVMDVLLKEYFHETMFLFMGLILGGIPSVVRSHGDMKIRTSRILAFIVGMILVLGISLIGEAKGQGQVMSLSNIEGVGPYLMLLIGGFFAGGAMIVPGVSGSFILVLLGQYAVVIAAIKDFALKPIGAVSLGAIAGIIIFSRIIEFCLERIPSKTYYFILGLIFASFYKIFPGKPDEAISIFYCSVVFIGGTALSYFVSRLNAD
- a CDS encoding protein-L-isoaspartate(D-aspartate) O-methyltransferase, which encodes MDYGIQRKRMVDEQLLPRGIKDPRVIEAFLKVPREAFVPRPYNIASYADRPLPIGEGQTISQPYIVALMTECLGLSGGEKVLEVGTGSGYQAAILAEICAEVYTVERQERLLKRTRKLLDRQGYRNIHFMCGDGTLGWDEGAPYDGIIVTAAAPQVPERLKDQLAEEGRLVIPVGEQYSQVLSVVTRRGNDFARENVCGCVFVPLIGEDGWHLAE